The following proteins are co-located in the Sporosarcina pasteurii genome:
- the ltrA gene encoding group II intron reverse transcriptase/maturase, with amino-acid sequence MSTQLRHNEYYNMQTKLDELYERSKNNGLEGYDLYGKITEKHNILLAYRNIKSNTGSKTAGVDGKTIADFKIESEDSLVNEIVNCLDNYEPNGVRRVEIPKPNGKTRPLGIPTMRDRLIQQMFKQILEPICEAKFYNHSYGFRPNRATKHAMARCQHLINRNGLHYVVDIDIKGFFDNVNHNKLVKQLYNMGIKDRRVLAVINKMLKAPIEITGVPTKGTPQGGILSPLLSNVVLNDLDHWISNQWESLNTNHKYSDNGCKYRSLKKTNLKEMFIVRYADDFKIFARNHKSAYKIYHGVKKYLKNNLDLEISPEKSKITNLRKNKSEFLGFTLEAKRKTKKYVAITHVAPNKKNEIVNKARELIKNIQKDTSVKSVNHYNSYVMGIKNYYKSATHVSIDFAKIAYRLFRTLYNRLKSIGKYGVPRKPSETYKLFNKNNYKTFEVLGVHLHPIADVRTLDNRNFKQSICNYTSEGRNDKQIIKGSIALELQLMLMNTHEGQTVEYTDNRLSRYSMQKGICAITGEFIYSYDVHCHHILPKSLGGTDEYRNLVIVNRTVHKLIHAVTDKTIERYMQILKLNGKQLEKLNKYRKKCNLTEII; translated from the coding sequence GTGAGTACACAATTACGTCATAATGAATACTACAATATGCAAACCAAGTTGGATGAACTCTATGAAAGAAGTAAGAATAACGGGCTAGAGGGATACGACTTATATGGAAAAATTACTGAAAAACATAACATCTTACTTGCGTATAGGAACATTAAAAGCAATACCGGTTCCAAAACTGCTGGTGTTGACGGAAAAACGATAGCTGATTTCAAGATAGAGTCTGAAGATAGTTTAGTCAACGAAATCGTGAACTGCCTAGACAACTATGAACCAAATGGTGTGAGGAGAGTCGAGATACCAAAACCGAATGGTAAAACAAGACCTCTGGGAATTCCGACGATGCGCGACAGGCTGATACAACAAATGTTTAAGCAAATCCTAGAGCCTATCTGCGAAGCGAAATTCTACAATCATTCTTATGGCTTTAGACCAAATAGAGCTACAAAACATGCAATGGCTCGTTGCCAACATTTAATCAACAGGAATGGTCTGCACTATGTTGTAGATATAGATATAAAAGGATTTTTTGATAATGTCAATCACAATAAGCTGGTGAAACAATTATACAATATGGGGATAAAGGATAGAAGAGTGTTAGCGGTAATAAATAAAATGTTGAAAGCACCTATTGAAATAACAGGGGTTCCAACAAAAGGCACACCGCAAGGTGGGATATTGTCGCCCCTTTTATCGAACGTGGTACTGAATGATTTGGACCACTGGATATCAAACCAATGGGAATCATTGAACACGAATCACAAGTATAGTGACAATGGATGTAAATATAGGTCGCTCAAGAAAACGAATCTAAAAGAAATGTTCATTGTCCGTTATGCAGACGACTTTAAGATATTCGCAAGGAATCACAAATCAGCTTATAAAATTTATCATGGAGTCAAAAAGTATCTGAAAAACAATTTAGACCTGGAAATTTCGCCTGAGAAATCTAAGATTACAAACCTTAGGAAAAATAAATCTGAATTTCTTGGTTTCACGCTAGAAGCGAAAAGAAAGACGAAAAAGTATGTAGCAATAACGCACGTAGCCCCCAACAAGAAAAACGAAATAGTGAATAAGGCTAGGGAGCTAATCAAGAACATACAGAAAGACACTAGCGTAAAATCGGTTAACCATTATAACAGCTACGTAATGGGGATTAAGAATTATTATAAATCAGCAACGCATGTTAGCATTGACTTCGCTAAAATTGCCTATCGCCTATTCCGCACCTTGTACAATCGTTTGAAATCTATTGGTAAGTATGGTGTTCCAAGAAAACCATCAGAAACTTATAAATTATTTAACAAAAACAACTATAAAACCTTTGAAGTACTGGGTGTACATCTGCATCCTATTGCGGATGTCAGAACTTTGGATAATAGAAACTTTAAGCAAAGTATCTGTAATTACACATCAGAAGGTCGAAATGATAAACAAATAATTAAAGGTAGTATAGCTCTGGAACTGCAACTAATGCTTATGAATACACATGAAGGACAAACTGTAGAATATACAGATAATAGGCTTTCAAGGTATTCAATGCAGAAGGGAATCTGTGCAATCACTGGAGAATTCATTTATAGCTATGATGTGCACTGCCACCATATACTGCCAAAGTCATTAGGCGGGACGGATGAATATAGAAACCTAGTAATAGTGAACCGAACGGTTCACAAGTTGATTCATGCGGTAACCGATAAAACGATTGAACGATATATGCAAATACTGAAGTTGAACGGAAAACAGCTTGAGAAACTAAATAAATATCGTAAGAAGTGTAATTTAACTGAAATTATCTAA
- a CDS encoding MarR family winged helix-turn-helix transcriptional regulator, protein MYTEEQRDGFIRVYETLRLYKRITPKKLNGEETIDKQNIIKDLYVDLLPNNGIIRKLLSDETFILLGRKGTGKSTLFARAQYDIITRKKKLSAYVNAKSVVDDMKFQNSSLNIPDLEGVLESEQIGRLLLVKKFLNDLFDSIVVELKREEQNLFERINNRFRDTRMDSLIKNIKDKIDNPDILNINSVVSKQTRETETTNRTSTGEMGVSGTSNINSIKEALVKIYAKVGYKKEVASEVENDSLNIFAKLFNVGDIINDIKRLLIIANREKLFIFIDDFSELTEGDMELFYQTLLNPIYNSARDEVVLKIAAYPGRITYGDLEAGKYDSIQIDAFELYGLNIAELERKSSDFIRRLIENRISFYCKTTPETFFDTSEQTIEEYYLLLFEASMNIPRTLGHILSHCYDNVVSYDKKITKSDILNAVEMVYRKITKTYFDKEHKSYGVYKEKLDIFTQHNLIEALCEKALDLKVELPKTNNQHFSNLEYAHSSHFQIKPELVSFLESLEFNGLVHKVSTIAPKSTKNKKANVDVFVYAFDYGLCQFNKILYGRPERTSKYSKYYQQRRFDLSETLINTLSSNKKIVCKNPDCETQYDINELPMIEQFDMMCRRCFQKTCEVDYDESITELVKENLSKAQFTKEELDILQVLEMYTNTTTNLKAYPLEIGQELDISYQLVSRIARGLIVTELVIRKEDETNNNRPYYEITEAGKDTLTKILSI, encoded by the coding sequence ATGTATACGGAAGAACAAAGAGATGGTTTTATAAGAGTATATGAAACTTTAAGACTGTATAAACGAATTACGCCTAAGAAGCTTAACGGAGAAGAGACAATTGATAAACAAAATATTATCAAGGATTTATACGTAGATTTATTGCCTAATAACGGTATCATTAGAAAATTATTGTCTGATGAAACTTTTATATTATTAGGACGAAAAGGAACCGGGAAATCTACACTTTTTGCACGAGCCCAATATGATATTATAACTCGTAAGAAGAAACTGTCAGCATATGTAAATGCAAAATCTGTTGTAGATGATATGAAGTTTCAGAATAGCAGTTTGAATATACCTGATTTAGAGGGTGTTTTAGAATCCGAACAAATTGGAAGGTTATTACTGGTAAAGAAATTTTTAAACGACCTATTTGATAGTATTGTAGTTGAATTAAAAAGAGAAGAACAAAATCTTTTTGAGAGAATAAATAATAGGTTTAGGGATACTAGAATGGACTCGCTAATAAAAAATATTAAGGATAAAATTGATAACCCTGATATTCTTAATATAAACAGTGTGGTGTCTAAACAGACTAGGGAAACTGAGACCACTAATAGGACTAGCACAGGTGAGATGGGAGTGTCAGGGACATCTAATATAAATAGTATTAAAGAAGCATTGGTAAAAATATATGCAAAGGTTGGGTACAAGAAAGAAGTAGCCAGTGAAGTAGAAAACGATTCATTAAATATTTTTGCTAAGCTTTTTAATGTTGGAGATATTATAAATGATATTAAAAGATTATTGATCATTGCTAATCGAGAAAAACTATTTATTTTCATTGATGACTTTTCTGAACTTACAGAAGGTGATATGGAGCTGTTCTATCAAACATTACTAAATCCAATTTATAATTCTGCCAGAGATGAAGTTGTTTTGAAAATAGCAGCTTACCCAGGGAGAATAACTTATGGAGATCTAGAAGCAGGTAAATATGATTCTATCCAAATTGATGCATTCGAATTATATGGTCTGAATATTGCTGAACTGGAAAGGAAATCGAGTGATTTCATAAGAAGGTTAATTGAGAATAGAATAAGTTTTTATTGTAAGACAACCCCAGAAACATTTTTTGATACAAGTGAACAAACTATTGAAGAATATTATTTGTTGTTATTTGAAGCCTCTATGAATATTCCGAGGACCTTGGGACATATACTTAGTCACTGTTATGATAATGTAGTATCCTATGATAAAAAAATCACCAAATCTGATATTCTTAATGCAGTGGAAATGGTTTACAGAAAAATAACTAAAACATATTTCGACAAAGAACATAAAAGTTATGGAGTTTATAAGGAGAAATTAGACATATTTACCCAGCATAATTTAATTGAAGCCCTTTGTGAAAAAGCATTAGATTTGAAGGTTGAATTACCGAAAACAAATAATCAGCATTTTAGTAATTTGGAGTATGCCCATTCAAGTCATTTTCAGATTAAACCTGAGTTGGTGTCTTTCCTCGAATCTCTAGAATTTAATGGTCTAGTTCATAAGGTAAGTACAATAGCACCAAAATCAACGAAAAATAAAAAAGCTAATGTAGACGTATTTGTTTACGCCTTTGATTATGGATTATGTCAGTTTAATAAGATTTTGTACGGGAGACCTGAGAGAACCTCAAAATATTCAAAGTACTACCAACAAAGAAGGTTTGATTTAAGTGAGACATTGATTAATACATTATCTAGTAATAAAAAAATTGTTTGCAAAAATCCTGATTGTGAGACGCAATATGATATAAATGAGTTACCTATGATTGAACAGTTTGATATGATGTGTAGACGTTGTTTTCAGAAGACTTGTGAAGTTGATTATGATGAGAGTATAACCGAATTAGTAAAAGAAAATTTGAGTAAAGCACAATTCACCAAGGAAGAACTAGATATTCTACAGGTTTTAGAAATGTACACGAATACCACTACGAATTTAAAAGCTTATCCATTGGAAATTGGGCAGGAATTGGATATTTCGTATCAACTTGTTTCAAGGATAGCGAGAGGCCTTATTGTTACCGAGTTAGTAATAAGAAAGGAAGACGAAACAAATAATAACAGACCGTATTATGAAATTACTGAGGCAGGAAAAGATACATTGACCAAGATTTTGAGCATATAA